The stretch of DNA AATCATCCGGGACACCCAGAAGAAAATGATATCATATCCTGTAACAAGGGCATCTGTCGGGTAATAACGCTTGAATTCCTCATTGTCGGCATCCGGCCAGCCCATCGTCGAGAAAGGCCAAAGCGCGGAGGAGAACCAAGTGTCGAGTACGTCGTTATCTTGTGTCCAGTTTTCACTATCCGCCGGCGCTTCATGACCGACGTACACTTCACCCGTTTCGTTATGGTACCAAGCCGGGATGCGGTGACCCCACCAGAGTTGACGGGAAATACACCAATCGTGGATATTTTCCATCCAATTCAAGTACGTCTTCTCAAAGCGTTCCGGTACGAAGTGGACCTTCCCTGCGCCTTGCTGCAATTTGATCGCTTCGTCGGCGAGCGGCTGCATTTTGACAAACCATTGCGTCGACAGATACGGTTCGACAACCGCGCCGCTACGCTCCGAATGGCCGACCGAATGCAAGTGATCTTCGATTTGGAATAAAACGTCCATCTCTTGCAAATCTTTCACAATCTGCTTCCGGCATTCGAAACGATCCATCCCTTCGTATTTGCCGGCGAGTTTATTCATCGTACCGTCCTCATTCATGACAAGGACGCGAGGCAGATTATGGCGATTGCCGATCTCGAAGTCGTTCGGATCATGGGCCGGCGTGATTTTCACCGCTCCGCTTCCGAATTCCATATCGACGTAATCATCCGCTACAATCGGGATTTCCCGGCCGACAATCGGCAATTTGACTGTTTTCCCAATCAAATGCTTATATCGCTCATCTTCCGGATGAACAGCAACCGCCGTATCGCCGAGCATCGTTTCCGGACGGGTTGTCGCAATTTCGATGCTGTCCGTGCCGTCGGCGAGTGGGTAGCGCATATGATAGAATGCACCCTGCACATCTTTATGGATAACTTCGATATCGGAAAGCGCCGTTTTCGTAGCGGGGTCCCAGTTGATGATGTATTCGCCTCGGTAAATATATCCTTTTTCATACATCTTGACGAATACTTCCCGGACTGCGCGCGATAGACCTTCGTCCAACGTGAAACGCTCACGGGAATAGTCGAGGCCGAGGCCCAGTTTCGCCCATTGCTCGCGGATATGGCTTGCATATTCCTCTTTCCATTTCCACGTCTCTTCCAGGAATTTTTCCCGGCCGAGATCATAGCGGGTCTTGCCTTCCGAACGCAATTTTTCTTCGACTTTCGCTTGCGTCGCAATGCCTGCATGGTCCATTCCTGGCAACCAGAGCGCATCGTACCCCTGCATCCGCTTCATCCGGATGAGGATATCTTGCAATGTCGTATCCCATGCGTGCCCGAGATGAAGTTTCCCGGTGACATTCGGAGGAGGAATTACAATCGTGTACGGTTCCTTTCCACTATCCGGCTGCGCCTCGAAAAACTTGCCTTGGAGCCACCATTCATAGCGACCTGCTTCGATCGACTGGGGATCATATTTGGTCGGCATCGTCAATTCATCATTTGCCATTTGTTGTTCCTCCTTTAGGTAAATCAATTACATTCCGGCGTCATTCAAATTCTATGACTTCCGCCGGAGG from Bacillus sp. OxB-1 encodes:
- a CDS encoding valine--tRNA ligase — encoded protein: MANDELTMPTKYDPQSIEAGRYEWWLQGKFFEAQPDSGKEPYTIVIPPPNVTGKLHLGHAWDTTLQDILIRMKRMQGYDALWLPGMDHAGIATQAKVEEKLRSEGKTRYDLGREKFLEETWKWKEEYASHIREQWAKLGLGLDYSRERFTLDEGLSRAVREVFVKMYEKGYIYRGEYIINWDPATKTALSDIEVIHKDVQGAFYHMRYPLADGTDSIEIATTRPETMLGDTAVAVHPEDERYKHLIGKTVKLPIVGREIPIVADDYVDMEFGSGAVKITPAHDPNDFEIGNRHNLPRVLVMNEDGTMNKLAGKYEGMDRFECRKQIVKDLQEMDVLFQIEDHLHSVGHSERSGAVVEPYLSTQWFVKMQPLADEAIKLQQGAGKVHFVPERFEKTYLNWMENIHDWCISRQLWWGHRIPAWYHNETGEVYVGHEAPADSENWTQDNDVLDTWFSSALWPFSTMGWPDADNEEFKRYYPTDALVTGYDIIFFWVSRMIFQGLEFTDKRPFDDVLIHGLVRAEDGRKMSKSLGNGVDPMDVIDQYGADALRYFLSTGSSPGQDLRFSNEKVEAVWNFANKIWNASRFALMNMDGMTYAEIDLSGEKSVADAWILTRLNETIEQVTKLADKYEFGEVGRALYNFIWDDFCDWYIEMSKLPLYGEDEAAKKMTRSVLAHVLDNTMRLLHPFMPFITEEIWQNLPHEGESITVAAWPVADPALSDKSRATDMKLLMDIIRSVRNIRSEVNTPLSKKVPLYISAKDDATAGVLETNRKYIERFCNPETLTIGKDIAAPGKSMSAVVTGAELFLPLEGLLDIEEELARLTKELAKWDSEVKRVQGKLSNERFMSKAPEKVVAEERVKEKDYLEKYAAVERRMQELKEI